CCGGCGGACAGCTCGTCCCACATGAACCAGAAGCGCTGCTGGCCGGGGGTCCCGAACAGGTACAGGACGATCCCGTGCTGGTCCATCGTGATCCGACCGAAGTCGAGCGCCACGGTGGTCGTGGTCTTGCCCTCCAGCCCGCCGAGTTCGTCGACGCCGGCGCTGGCGGTGGTGATGAGCTCCTCGGTGCTCAGCGGTTCGATCTCGCTCGCCGATCCGACGAACGTCGTCTTCCCCACGCCGAAACCGCCCGCGATCAGGATCTTGACCTGAGTGGAGAGCATCTCAGGTT
The DNA window shown above is from Thermomonospora umbrina and carries:
- a CDS encoding GTP-binding protein gives rise to the protein MAYNEPEMLSTQVKILIAGGFGVGKTTFVGSASEIEPLSTEELITTASAGVDELGGLEGKTTTTVALDFGRITMDQHGIVLYLFGTPGQQRFWFMWDELSAGALGAIVLADTRRLEQCFEAVDFFENRGTRFLIAVNRFDGGFHYEPDEVRAALGLDPRVPIVLCDARDPDSAIAVLRALILHLIASAPIPSV